One Betta splendens chromosome 5, fBetSpl5.4, whole genome shotgun sequence genomic window, AGGTTTGACTTTGAATTGTTtaccaaacatttttttttgtgtctttaattgCTAAAGATCATCTGTAAAACGGCAATAGGCTACATATTaggttctcttttatatggagcAGGGCAGTGTTTGTCTTGGGGATAGATGTCAAGCATCTTTGCTCTCAGTGATTCTGGACAGAACAGTGTCACCTCATGTTATACTTTATAAACAGTAACTTTTGAAAAAACTACTTTCAGAATTTAAAGCTTGTGCTGGTTTACTATATATTTGGCAGCACTACTTGTGTGAAAGGCATTTTTGTCAGATTTAATTTCTTAATTGTAAATTCAGTCTTATGGTTTGTCGGAAGTAGGTCAGTTGTCTTCTGTAATATATTGGCTGATCTCTTCAGTGCAAAGTGGCGTGTGCATTAGGATTTGAAATGCATAGGATAGCAAACCAACCCCAAACAAATAAAGGGCAAAAATTTTACACTGCTTTTAAAATATCAAGCTTTGTTGATTGTGACAAAGTTATTATAGGCTTCATCTAGAATGTGGTGGCTGTGACACTGTTCCGTAAGTGGATAACGCCTTTTCAGATCTGGTCATTTCTAATTGTTCATTGCTATATTTGGTTTTCCCTTTTCATACACTAGGATATGTTTCTCAtaggctgttttttttacttgcttATTTAGGCAGGTACTGCATTCACTTGCGCGTTTCAATATATTGTGGGGTATTGTGTTCATAAGCTGCGTTACATAAAAATTAAATGCGTGTTCATATTGTCTCAGTTAaatatttggatttttttttggttttgtttttactttatttacctGTTAAGCTTCTACTAAATGCGTTTGTCCCTGCTGCCCAACTATGTCACCTGTTAACAAGggtatttttttgtttcctaCTCAGACTCTCACAAGCATAAAGACAAATATAAAGAgaaagaacacaaacataagGACCACAAGAAGGATAAGGAGCGTGAAAAATTAAAGCATGGCAACAGGTATGGTGTGTGTTTCCAAAATCTTTGCCCATGGATGTTTCTATTGTTTTGCTGAAGTTAAAATAAAGTCATTGTTTATCTAAACTAGTGACTACAAGGACTTGtctgacaaaaaacacaaagagaaggaaaagaTAAAGCACAAAGATGGCAGCACAGACAAATACAAGGACAAGCacaaggagaaaagaaaagaggaaaaggtgaATTATGAAGGAAGAATGTGGTTGTGCTGGAGATGTTTTGTTTAGTAGCGTCTATAAATTTGAGTTGCTATTCCTGTCAAATCCTTCACTTATCAGGTATTGTAGTTATAAAGATATGTGTACCATTGTTTGTAATGCCCAATattgtatctttttttttttttttttttcagacaaaGTCACTTGATGGTAAAGTCAAAAAGGACAAAGAGAATGGCTTTGCCAGGTATGTTTGGACTTTCTGTTGGTTGGGAAATTGAATTTGCCATTCATATAAGGCACATATTTCTATTTTAGTTGCATTTTCTTTTGCAGTCCTCCACATTTCAAGCCTGAGCCTGAGGATAATTTTTACCACTCACCTAAATACGAGAAATCTCTAAAAAGGGAACGTGATGATGATCACGAGTAAGTGGTCCCATTCCATTAAattactgttttgttttgttttttttttttcccccctcatgTCTGCCACATTAAACAGTTGAATGTAAACTCCTTTTTTTCAGCTCCGAAATTAagcctaaaaaaataaaaactgaaaatgacaagaaggcaaagaaaaggaaacaagatGAGGTAAGCACAGATTGAGCTGTATGTAAGAATTTGTAAAGATCTATATCATGATTTGAAGTCaatgtttggcttttttttttttaatcttttgagTGCATAACTCATGGTGTCTTCCTTGTTTTAGGACACAAagtctaaaaaaacaaaaattaaaaaagaacctAATGAtggaaaaaagaaagcaaagaagGAGCCAGAAGAGAAGTGGAAATGGTGAGTAATTCAGTCATGCTGTCATTGCGTGGTCGTTGTATTGCGTAAACTGATTTAtttcgtgtttttttttaatttgatctGATTAATGTAAAAAAGTAACCCCGATTGTCATTTGGACGGAGAGGGCCAGAGAAACCTAATTACTCCTGGAGAAGGCAGATTTCATGGCATGACCTACCCtagttttgtgtttgtccataTCCTGCAGTTGCCTTTCTCATTTAGACATTTAGTGTCGTTTGGTGTGTTTGTCCACATTTCCGACGATTGGCTCAATTGGCACCATTTTTGACGTGTTGTATATGTAGACAAGCATGTAAAAATGTATTACAGTAGAACCACCTGTTTTCCTGATTTTAAAGCAGCtcgtttttgtttgtttgattacAGGTGGGAAGAGGAGCGATACACTGATGGTTCCAAATGGAGGTTTCTGGAACACAAAGGTCCTGTATTTGCGCCACCATATGAGCCTCTTCCCAGCCACGTCAAATTTTACTATGATGGTAAGATCTGTTTTTCGATTAAGTTGACCATGCAGTCTATGGCtgggtatttatttatttattttatttatttaattaggtAAACCAATGAAACTCAGCCCTGGAGCTGAAGAGGTGGCAACATTCTTTGCTAAAATGTTGGACCATGAATACACCTCAAAAGACATATTCCGCAAGAACTTCTTCAAAGATTGGAGGAAGGTAGGAAGACACCTGTTTAGATTTGTTATAGAATCTGAGTAATCTAAGTTGTACAAGAAACTAAGAGATTTTGAGAGGATTCAATGCTTTGGGTTACAGGAAATGACTTCAGAAGAGAAGTCGATACTTACTGACCTAAAGAAGTGTAACTTCTCTGAGATGAGTGAATACTTCAAGGCACAGTCTGAGGCAAGAAAAGCCATGACAAAAGAGGGGAAACAAGTGAGTAACTGTGTATTGGCATGAAAGTGTGAATATTCTGTAtgaaaattacaaaaacaatacaCTTAAACTCTTGACATGCTTAATGTATGTTTTATCCGTTGTAGAAAATAAAAGAGGAGAATGAGCGCATCTTGCAGGAGTATGGCTTCTGCATTATGGATAACCACCGGGAACGTATTGCTAACTTCCGCATTGAGCCCCCAGGCCTGTTCCGTGGTCGTGGAGACCACCCCAAGATGGGCATGCTCAAACGTCGCATCAGGCCTGAAGACATCATTATTAACTGCAGCAAGTGAGTGAAGGGATATGtgatggtggtgtgtgtgtgtgtacagtccAAACAGTGTGCGTGTACTTTTCTTAGGGATTCCAAGCACCCTGAACCACCTCCAGGCACCAAGTGGAAGGAGGTGCGTCATGACAATAAAGTGACTTGGCTGGTCTCGTGGACGGAGAATATTCAAGGCTCCATCAAGTACATCATGCTGAACCCCAGCTCCAGAATCAAGGTAGGCTGGGTCCTGGACTAAAAGAACTCTTCAAAGCAGTTCCTCAACTAATCCTCTGACACAAAGAAATTTATAAAGCTTCAATTCCATTTGTACCTGGGTTTGTGTCATTGTGTTTAATATTAAGAAGTCATTGAAATCTTAGGTGTTTAGGTGCTTTTACAACAAACTGCTAATTTCATTCTCATGGTTTTCTGCAGGGAGAGAAGGATTGGCAGAAGTATGAAACTGCTCGTAGGCTGAAGAAATGTGTGGATCATATTAGGAACCAGTACCGTGAAGACTGGAAGTCCAAAGAGATGAGAATTAGACAGCGGGCTGTGGCGCTCTACTTCATCGACAAGGTGAGTTGCATGGCTgcagatttgttgtttttggtgtCTAGCTTGAGGGAGTTTAATGCAGTGTAATTACTCTGTAATGACTGCTACTTGCAAAAGTGGCAAGACACTATTGCAGCGAACATAATGTCTATGTACAGCAAGTTTAATTCTGTCCTGGTGTGTTCTAGCTGGCGCTGAGAGCGGGTAATGAGAAGGAAGAAGGTGAGACCGCAGACACAGTGGGTTGCTGCTCGTTGAGAGTCGAACATATCAAACTGTATCCAGAGAGTGAAGGTCAGGAGTTTGTCGTAGAGTTTGACTTTCTGGGTAAAGACTCCATTCGCTACTACAACAAGGTCCCTGTGGAAAAAAGGGTGAGGATGCTGGCTTTAaagaattttaatttttttgctaTTTTGTAAATACCTAATTTAATGTATGTTTTGTCTTCTAGGTATTTAAGAATCTCCAGTTATTTATGGAGAACAAGGAACCAGATGATGACCTGTTTGATCGCCTGAATGTAAGGAAAGCACAGTCatgtttgggggaaaaaaaataataaaaaatttaGAGTTGTTTCTTAAGGGGTGACAAATTTTAGTCTAATTGCTTTTTGGCACTGGTgctattattttctttaaaaactGCTATTGTTTTCGTCCAGACTTCTATTCTTAACAAGCACCTTCAGGAGCTGATGGACGGTCTGACAGCCAAAGTTTTCCGTACTTACAACGCCTCGATcaccctgcagcagcagttaaAGGAGCTCACGAATAGTAAGCCTCTCACTGCACACAAATTTTGACTAGACCTAGTAAGCTATACTTTAATGGTAGAGATAGTGTTAGTAAATTTGTTCTGACTAACTTTGTGTACTGGAAGTTAATTACATTCTATCTCTCTAGCGGAGGAAAACATTCCAGCCAAGATCTTGTCATACAACAGGGCTAACAGGGCTGTGGCTATCCTGTGTAACCATCAGAGAGCTCCACCGAAGACATTTGAGAAGTCAATGCAGAACTTGCAGGCTAAGGTGAGGGTGTGCTTGGAAACCAGTCTCACTACTTCCAAATGCCTGAACCTTTTATTTATGACTAATGCACCATGTACTCAAACAGATAAAT contains:
- the top1a gene encoding DNA topoisomerase I, like, producing the protein MSGDHSHNENQIDCGSRVNDSHKHKDKYKEKEHKHKDHKKDKEREKLKHGNSDYKDLSDKKHKEKEKIKHKDGSTDKYKDKHKEKRKEEKTKSLDGKVKKDKENGFASPPHFKPEPEDNFYHSPKYEKSLKRERDDDHDSEIKPKKIKTENDKKAKKRKQDEDTKSKKTKIKKEPNDGKKKAKKEPEEKWKWWEEERYTDGSKWRFLEHKGPVFAPPYEPLPSHVKFYYDGKPMKLSPGAEEVATFFAKMLDHEYTSKDIFRKNFFKDWRKEMTSEEKSILTDLKKCNFSEMSEYFKAQSEARKAMTKEGKQKIKEENERILQEYGFCIMDNHRERIANFRIEPPGLFRGRGDHPKMGMLKRRIRPEDIIINCSKDSKHPEPPPGTKWKEVRHDNKVTWLVSWTENIQGSIKYIMLNPSSRIKGEKDWQKYETARRLKKCVDHIRNQYREDWKSKEMRIRQRAVALYFIDKLALRAGNEKEEGETADTVGCCSLRVEHIKLYPESEGQEFVVEFDFLGKDSIRYYNKVPVEKRVFKNLQLFMENKEPDDDLFDRLNTSILNKHLQELMDGLTAKVFRTYNASITLQQQLKELTNTEENIPAKILSYNRANRAVAILCNHQRAPPKTFEKSMQNLQAKIDAKRDQLSEAKRELKSAKADAKIRKDEKSKKAVETKKKAVQRVEEQLMKLEVQATDREENKQIALGTSKLNYLDPRISVAWCKKWGIPVEKIYNKTQREKFAWAIDMADEDFEF